The Bremerella cremea region CGTTTTACAATCGAACGCGACTTCATCAGACACTGGGCTACAAGTCGCCAGACCAATACGAAGCCGAACACGCCCCGGTTCTAGCGGCGTAAAAACCTGGCCCGCCACTGTCCGAAAGTCGTGGGCTGCCGCACACGCACAACGCTATGCAGGGGAATGAACAGTTTCTCCGTGTTCGTGTTTTTCGTTGTTCAAGAGACGTGGCACTGTCCCTCTAACGAAACAAGGTATGGATTGGTGAAACGCACTCACACTTATTTAACTCAGATCACTCTAGTGCTGTTGGTGATGGTCGCATTATTTGTGGCTATTGCGGTGTACGTGCGTAGTGTTGTGTTCCGACTTGCACCAGGGGGAGATTCCTGGGAGCACTACCAGTCCGGTGGTTTGTTCGTTTCCGCCTCGCCGTCCGCAACTTCGGTACGCGGGGCTATATACTTTGCCTCGCCTTGCACTGGGAAGGGAGATATCTACCAGACCTCCCAAGAGACACGGGATGCGACCCGAGTTACCTCAAGCCTGGCATTCGAGGCATCTCCGCTTGTTGCCAGGGATGCAGGAGAATTATTCTTCTCCAGAGAGATCGATGGATTTCGTCACATTTGGTCACAGGATTTAACGACCGGCGAGCAAAACCAGCAGACATTTGGACGTTATCAGGACGATCCCCTGCAGGTATCTTCCGACGCACGATATCTACTATTTTCAAGGGGAATGACGTATGAATTTTCAAGTGGTACGATCGGCTCGACAACGTTACTCGATCGCAAGTCCAACCACATCTGGGAGATTGGAGTGGCCGCCGCGATGTCGCCTGCTAGCCCTCTGGTCGCCTACACAAAGGGGGATGGCCCAGACAATCACGCTGTCTGGATTTTAGATTTGAAAGGCCAGGCTAGTGAACCTTCGAAATTGGAAGCACGTGGGATTCCGCTACAATTCTCCCCCGATGGACGTTACTTGTTAACGAGTCGTTTGAAGGCCACAGCGGCACCCTATGGGGAACGAGAAATTTGGCTCTACGATCTGGAAACTGCGAAAGACAAATACTTGCTGGACGGGTACACCACATTGATATTCGGCAAGTCCAATTACAAAGTAATCGCCCTGCAAGGAGAACAGCAGACTCTTGTCTTGTATGATCTGCAAAGCATGTTGCAAGCACCACTTTTCGCTGTACAAGGTTTGCGAACCGTACCGCGGACAACCAATGATGGCCAAGGGGTCTTGCTTATCGAGTGGTCAAATTCCAGGATGCTTGCCGGGAAGATCTGGGGCATGACGTCCGAAGATCAAGGTCTACGTGTCATTTCTTCGATTGATTGCGGGAAGTCTATCAACCCCTAGCTCAACAGCAGTGATCTCAACGTTCCAGGATTCTTGGTATCAGGACTCATTGGGTTCTAATACTAGCCTGCTGATTTTCACCCGCTCCCTATCGAGGACTGATAAGAGATTGCTCTTATTACAGCCCTGAATGGAAAAAAACAAAGTGGAAATGGAGGCTCTTTGATTTCCCATAGCGGGATGCCCAAACGACAGCCATTGCTCCGTGCCTTCCAGCTACTGCCAGTCATTGAGCTCCAGTCACAAATCGTAAACTCAAGAAAAGCCCTGGCAAAACGCCAGGGTGTTTTGCTTTTCCGGCCCCATTCTTGGAAAGGCTGCCACCATTCGACCAGGCATGCCCAAGGCCCTGTCGCTGCCGATCTCACCGAGCCTGGCACCAAGTGGACGCTTGTCGATCTTTCAGAAACCAACGATCCTAACACAGGCGACATCTACTCAGGTCTCGACCGTTTCGGACGTGTGAAAGACAACCGCTGGTATAACTACGGCAGTTCCGCGGATGTCGACCGCATCAAGTGCGGCTACGCCCGGGCGGGCAGCCGCACCTGGCGACAGAGCGTGGTGGCCAATTCGCTTAGCCAGCCCTTCGACGAGCTTTGCCACTACGACGGCACTCACCGCTTGAAAGCAATGGCGAGAGGGACGCTAAGCGGTAGCCACGACGCAATCTCAAATAAGTCCCTGGCCGAGTGCTGGTCATTGGATGCCACCAACAACTGGAAGGGGTACTGCGAAGATAACGACGGAAACGGATCGTGGAACCTGGTTCAAGATCGCAGCATGAATCAGGCCAACGAGATCACAGGCATCTCAGAAACTACCGGTCCCTCATGGGTGACGCCTTCGTATAGCCGAAGCGGGAACATGACGACCATTCCTCAGCCATTAGATCCAACAACGTCGTACACTGCTACATACGACGCATGGAATCGTTTAGTGTCCTTATCCGACGGAACAGATGCCGTTACGAAATATCAATATGACGGCTCCAATCGGCGCACGGTTGTGATGTCTTACGCATCAGGATCACTCGACGAAACACGGCATGCTTACT contains the following coding sequences:
- a CDS encoding TolB family protein, coding for MKRTHTYLTQITLVLLVMVALFVAIAVYVRSVVFRLAPGGDSWEHYQSGGLFVSASPSATSVRGAIYFASPCTGKGDIYQTSQETRDATRVTSSLAFEASPLVARDAGELFFSREIDGFRHIWSQDLTTGEQNQQTFGRYQDDPLQVSSDARYLLFSRGMTYEFSSGTIGSTTLLDRKSNHIWEIGVAAAMSPASPLVAYTKGDGPDNHAVWILDLKGQASEPSKLEARGIPLQFSPDGRYLLTSRLKATAAPYGEREIWLYDLETAKDKYLLDGYTTLIFGKSNYKVIALQGEQQTLVLYDLQSMLQAPLFAVQGLRTVPRTTNDGQGVLLIEWSNSRMLAGKIWGMTSEDQGLRVISSIDCGKSINP